In one Drosophila pseudoobscura strain MV-25-SWS-2005 chromosome X, UCI_Dpse_MV25, whole genome shotgun sequence genomic region, the following are encoded:
- the Zasp67 gene encoding proteoglycan 4 isoform X10 — protein MVLDIKMCRFDNVPWGFRLVGGADYDYPLTVVKVTEGSIADEAGLRVEDIIVRINDTAAMPLTHDEAHRLIMNSGSVFYFGVYRELEEDVYECPKRFPTSESSLTKSPTPTPPLSLSPTPSLLRLAEAANARTPELWSEPVPPVAEERRQAMSEVHSEDNREDGGARAGAGAGAGAGALPEEAPNDGRLYLPELPDRPCSALSERAEIKLVEEEIAAVLSGETEVLKEHSVLGVNFYRLFPKPGVCMASDVLRSLNEEVTKTKLEKDKENRKWSTFLQRPDRPVPKSKQQLEAERRAANAYKVTIVKSAPRGTSPMPETKPAPKEATPPEPEPVKEEEPPKDEEKQKEEEEEPLPTDSEVPNLEQLPGSDPQEQGEEQQEKADAPKEVSDGLTEAEAPPVASDESTEPGSPSGGGGAAAAAETETPASPASPPAPVPVTPPKTEEEQALERQLADVQKQLAALSTLPSTIQSTLDAVTKQLADLLPTFKLQQQPQSMPQIDEGLGEEGEADGDGKPGSQTAAGEMEDAGKAVSISGADKPLGPCENNEDRCDANDLEVAEISRSTDDNRQADQKAGKTHEREREREREREQEQELSEEQSFKKQKHNVRFQT, from the exons atggtGCTCGATATCAAGATGTGCCGCTTTGACAATGTGCCCTGGGGCTTTCGGCTGGTGGGCGGCGCGGACTACGATTACCCCCTAACGGTTGTTAAG GTGACCGAGGGGAGTATTGCCGATGAGGCTGGACTGCGGGTGGAGGACATCATTGTGCGCATCAATGACACCGCTGCCATGCCCCTAACCCATGACGAGGCCCACCGCCTCATAATGAACAGTGGCAGCGTCTTCTACTTTGGCGTCTACCG CGAGCTCGAGGAGGATGTGTACGAGTGCCCCAAGCGGTTTCCCACCAGCGAGAGTTCGTTGACCAAGTCCCCCACTCCTACACCGCCGCTGTCACTGTCTCCGACTCCGTCGCTGCTCCGGCTGGCGGAAGCCGCAAATGCTCGCACTCCGGAACTCTGGTCGGAGCCCGTTCCCCCTGTGGCGGAGGAACGTCGCCAAGCCATGTCGGAAGTGCATTCGGAAGACAATCGCGAGGATGGAGGAGCCCgtgccggagccggagctggagccggagccggagccctGCCAGAAGAAGCTCCCAACGACGGGCGGCTGTATTTGCCCGAATTACCCGATCGTCCGTGTTCGGCGCTGTCAGAGCGGGCGGAAATTAAGCTGGTGGAGGAGGAAATTGCCGCCGTGCTGTCCGGCGAGACGGAGGTGCTCAAGGAGCACAGTGTCCTGGG CGTCAATTTCTACAGGCTCTTCCCCAAGCCGGGCGTCTGCATGGCCAGCGATGTGCTCCGTTCCCTCAACGAGGAGGTGACCAAGACGAAACTGGAGAAGGACAAGGAGAACCGCAAGTGGTCCACCTTCCTGCAGCGGCCCGACCGTCCAGTGCCCAAGagcaagcagcagctggaggccgAGCGTCGGGCGGCCAATGCCTACAAGGTGACAATTGTCAAGTCCGCGCCCCGCGGCACCTCTCCCATG CCGGAAACTAAGCCGGCGCCAAAGGAAGCGACgccgccagagccagagccagtcaaggaggaggagccgccCAAAGAcgaggagaagcagaaggaggaggaggaggagccactGCCCACCGACAGCGAAGTGCCGAATTTGGAACAGTTGCCGGGTAGTGACCCgcaggagcagggggaggagcagcaggagaaggccGATGCCCCAAAGGAGGTTTCCGACGGCCTAACCGAGGCGGAAGCACCGCCTGTGGCTAGCGATGAGTCCACTGAGCCGGGCTCCCCGtctggcggtggtggtgctgctgctgcagctgaaacTGAAACACCTGCATCCCCTGCATCTCCGCCTGCCCCTGTCCCAGTCACACCACCCAAAACCGAGGAGGAACAAGCCCTGGAGCGGCAGCTGGCCGATGTGCAGAAGCAGTTAGCCGCACTCTCCACTTTGCCCTCGACCATACAGTCAACGCTGGACGCGGTGACCAAGCAGTTGGCCGACCTGCTGCCCACATTcaagctccagcagcagccgcagtccATGCCACAAATCGATGAAGGCCTGGGCGAGGAGGGAGAGGCCGACGGGGATGGGAAGCCCGGATCCCAAACGGCCGCAGGCGAAATGGAGGATGCAG GCAAAGCCGTATCCATATCTGGGGCCGACAAGCCACTGGGGCCATGTGAAAATAATGAGGATAGATGCGATGCCAATGACCTGGAAGTGGCGGAAATTTCGCGCTCAACTGACGACAATCGCCAGGCGGACCAGAAGGCCGGAAAAACTCATGAACGAGAGCGGGAAcgagaacgggaacgggaacaggaacaggagctCAGCGAGGAGCAGAGCTTCAAGAAGCAGAAG CATAATGTGCGCTTCCAAACGTAG
- the Zasp67 gene encoding proteoglycan 4 isoform X11, whose amino-acid sequence MVLDIKMCRFDNVPWGFRLVGGADYDYPLTVVKVTEGSIADEAGLRVEDIIVRINDTAAMPLTHDEAHRLIMNSGSVFYFGVYRELEEDVYECPKRFPTSESSLTKSPTPTPPLSLSPTPSLLRLAEAANARTPELWSEPVPPVAEERRQAMSEVHSEDNREDGGARAGAGAGAGAGALPEEAPNDGRLYLPELPDRPCSALSERAEIKLVEEEIAAVLSGETEVLKEHSVLGLFPKPGVCMASDVLRSLNEEVTKTKLEKDKENRKWSTFLQRPDRPVPKSKQQLEAERRAANAYKVTIVKSAPRGTSPMPETKPAPKEATPPEPEPVKEEEPPKDEEKQKEEEEEPLPTDSEVPNLEQLPGSDPQEQGEEQQEKADAPKEVSDGLTEAEAPPVASDESTEPGSPSGGGGAAAAAETETPASPASPPAPVPVTPPKTEEEQALERQLADVQKQLAALSTLPSTIQSTLDAVTKQLADLLPTFKLQQQPQSMPQIDEGLGEEGEADGDGKPGSQTAAGEMEDAGKAVSISGADKPLGPCENNEDRCDANDLEVAEISRSTDDNRQADQKAGKTHEREREREREREQEQELSEEQSFKKQKHNVRFQT is encoded by the exons atggtGCTCGATATCAAGATGTGCCGCTTTGACAATGTGCCCTGGGGCTTTCGGCTGGTGGGCGGCGCGGACTACGATTACCCCCTAACGGTTGTTAAG GTGACCGAGGGGAGTATTGCCGATGAGGCTGGACTGCGGGTGGAGGACATCATTGTGCGCATCAATGACACCGCTGCCATGCCCCTAACCCATGACGAGGCCCACCGCCTCATAATGAACAGTGGCAGCGTCTTCTACTTTGGCGTCTACCG CGAGCTCGAGGAGGATGTGTACGAGTGCCCCAAGCGGTTTCCCACCAGCGAGAGTTCGTTGACCAAGTCCCCCACTCCTACACCGCCGCTGTCACTGTCTCCGACTCCGTCGCTGCTCCGGCTGGCGGAAGCCGCAAATGCTCGCACTCCGGAACTCTGGTCGGAGCCCGTTCCCCCTGTGGCGGAGGAACGTCGCCAAGCCATGTCGGAAGTGCATTCGGAAGACAATCGCGAGGATGGAGGAGCCCgtgccggagccggagctggagccggagccggagccctGCCAGAAGAAGCTCCCAACGACGGGCGGCTGTATTTGCCCGAATTACCCGATCGTCCGTGTTCGGCGCTGTCAGAGCGGGCGGAAATTAAGCTGGTGGAGGAGGAAATTGCCGCCGTGCTGTCCGGCGAGACGGAGGTGCTCAAGGAGCACAGTGTCCTGGG GCTCTTCCCCAAGCCGGGCGTCTGCATGGCCAGCGATGTGCTCCGTTCCCTCAACGAGGAGGTGACCAAGACGAAACTGGAGAAGGACAAGGAGAACCGCAAGTGGTCCACCTTCCTGCAGCGGCCCGACCGTCCAGTGCCCAAGagcaagcagcagctggaggccgAGCGTCGGGCGGCCAATGCCTACAAGGTGACAATTGTCAAGTCCGCGCCCCGCGGCACCTCTCCCATG CCGGAAACTAAGCCGGCGCCAAAGGAAGCGACgccgccagagccagagccagtcaaggaggaggagccgccCAAAGAcgaggagaagcagaaggaggaggaggaggagccactGCCCACCGACAGCGAAGTGCCGAATTTGGAACAGTTGCCGGGTAGTGACCCgcaggagcagggggaggagcagcaggagaaggccGATGCCCCAAAGGAGGTTTCCGACGGCCTAACCGAGGCGGAAGCACCGCCTGTGGCTAGCGATGAGTCCACTGAGCCGGGCTCCCCGtctggcggtggtggtgctgctgctgcagctgaaacTGAAACACCTGCATCCCCTGCATCTCCGCCTGCCCCTGTCCCAGTCACACCACCCAAAACCGAGGAGGAACAAGCCCTGGAGCGGCAGCTGGCCGATGTGCAGAAGCAGTTAGCCGCACTCTCCACTTTGCCCTCGACCATACAGTCAACGCTGGACGCGGTGACCAAGCAGTTGGCCGACCTGCTGCCCACATTcaagctccagcagcagccgcagtccATGCCACAAATCGATGAAGGCCTGGGCGAGGAGGGAGAGGCCGACGGGGATGGGAAGCCCGGATCCCAAACGGCCGCAGGCGAAATGGAGGATGCAG GCAAAGCCGTATCCATATCTGGGGCCGACAAGCCACTGGGGCCATGTGAAAATAATGAGGATAGATGCGATGCCAATGACCTGGAAGTGGCGGAAATTTCGCGCTCAACTGACGACAATCGCCAGGCGGACCAGAAGGCCGGAAAAACTCATGAACGAGAGCGGGAAcgagaacgggaacgggaacaggaacaggagctCAGCGAGGAGCAGAGCTTCAAGAAGCAGAAG CATAATGTGCGCTTCCAAACGTAG
- the Zasp67 gene encoding synaptopodin 2-like protein isoform X2 gives MVLDIKMCRFDNVPWGFRLVGGADYDYPLTVVKVTEGSIADEAGLRVEDIIVRINDTAAMPLTHDEAHRLIMNSGSVFYFGVYRELEEDVYECPKRFPTSESSLTKSPTPTPPLSLSPTPSLLRLAEAANARTPELWSEPVPPVAEERRQAMSEVHSEDNREDGGARAGAGAGAGAGALPEEAPNDGRLYLPELPDRPCSALSERAEIKLVEEEIAAVLSGETEVLKEHSVLGLFPKPGVCMASDVLRSLNEEVTKTKLEKDKENRKWSTFLQRPDRPVPKSKQQLEAERRAANAYKVTIVKSAPRGTSPMPETKPAPKEATPPEPEPVKEEEPPKDEEKQKEEEEEPLPTDSEVPNLEQLPGSDPQEQGEEQQEKADAPKEVSDGLTEAEAPPVASDESTEPGSPSGGGGAAAAAETETPASPASPPAPVPVTPPKTEEEQALERQLADVQKQLAALSTLPSTIQSTLDAVTKQLADLLPTFKLQQQPQSMPQIDEGLGEEGEADGDGKPGSQTAAGEMEDAGKAVSISGADKPLGPCENNEDRCDANDLEVAEISRSTDDNRQADQKAGKTHEREREREREREQEQELSEEQSFKKQKKHDVIEELEEHLVRKNNPRRSKRAFGPLVPSSERPLVLPGGRRWYRPKDAYNDEFIAETLSAQAELITGSTLGCPYESPLLGYDSRVNFMKYQKPERKIDLNRSEVYKYLNPHLDRAPVRGIEVRAPLVAAESDIRQSLQS, from the exons atggtGCTCGATATCAAGATGTGCCGCTTTGACAATGTGCCCTGGGGCTTTCGGCTGGTGGGCGGCGCGGACTACGATTACCCCCTAACGGTTGTTAAG GTGACCGAGGGGAGTATTGCCGATGAGGCTGGACTGCGGGTGGAGGACATCATTGTGCGCATCAATGACACCGCTGCCATGCCCCTAACCCATGACGAGGCCCACCGCCTCATAATGAACAGTGGCAGCGTCTTCTACTTTGGCGTCTACCG CGAGCTCGAGGAGGATGTGTACGAGTGCCCCAAGCGGTTTCCCACCAGCGAGAGTTCGTTGACCAAGTCCCCCACTCCTACACCGCCGCTGTCACTGTCTCCGACTCCGTCGCTGCTCCGGCTGGCGGAAGCCGCAAATGCTCGCACTCCGGAACTCTGGTCGGAGCCCGTTCCCCCTGTGGCGGAGGAACGTCGCCAAGCCATGTCGGAAGTGCATTCGGAAGACAATCGCGAGGATGGAGGAGCCCgtgccggagccggagctggagccggagccggagccctGCCAGAAGAAGCTCCCAACGACGGGCGGCTGTATTTGCCCGAATTACCCGATCGTCCGTGTTCGGCGCTGTCAGAGCGGGCGGAAATTAAGCTGGTGGAGGAGGAAATTGCCGCCGTGCTGTCCGGCGAGACGGAGGTGCTCAAGGAGCACAGTGTCCTGGG GCTCTTCCCCAAGCCGGGCGTCTGCATGGCCAGCGATGTGCTCCGTTCCCTCAACGAGGAGGTGACCAAGACGAAACTGGAGAAGGACAAGGAGAACCGCAAGTGGTCCACCTTCCTGCAGCGGCCCGACCGTCCAGTGCCCAAGagcaagcagcagctggaggccgAGCGTCGGGCGGCCAATGCCTACAAGGTGACAATTGTCAAGTCCGCGCCCCGCGGCACCTCTCCCATG CCGGAAACTAAGCCGGCGCCAAAGGAAGCGACgccgccagagccagagccagtcaaggaggaggagccgccCAAAGAcgaggagaagcagaaggaggaggaggaggagccactGCCCACCGACAGCGAAGTGCCGAATTTGGAACAGTTGCCGGGTAGTGACCCgcaggagcagggggaggagcagcaggagaaggccGATGCCCCAAAGGAGGTTTCCGACGGCCTAACCGAGGCGGAAGCACCGCCTGTGGCTAGCGATGAGTCCACTGAGCCGGGCTCCCCGtctggcggtggtggtgctgctgctgcagctgaaacTGAAACACCTGCATCCCCTGCATCTCCGCCTGCCCCTGTCCCAGTCACACCACCCAAAACCGAGGAGGAACAAGCCCTGGAGCGGCAGCTGGCCGATGTGCAGAAGCAGTTAGCCGCACTCTCCACTTTGCCCTCGACCATACAGTCAACGCTGGACGCGGTGACCAAGCAGTTGGCCGACCTGCTGCCCACATTcaagctccagcagcagccgcagtccATGCCACAAATCGATGAAGGCCTGGGCGAGGAGGGAGAGGCCGACGGGGATGGGAAGCCCGGATCCCAAACGGCCGCAGGCGAAATGGAGGATGCAG GCAAAGCCGTATCCATATCTGGGGCCGACAAGCCACTGGGGCCATGTGAAAATAATGAGGATAGATGCGATGCCAATGACCTGGAAGTGGCGGAAATTTCGCGCTCAACTGACGACAATCGCCAGGCGGACCAGAAGGCCGGAAAAACTCATGAACGAGAGCGGGAAcgagaacgggaacgggaacaggaacaggagctCAGCGAGGAGCAGAGCTTCAAGAAGCAGAAG AAACACGATGTCATTGAGGAGCTCGAGGAGCATTTGGTGCGCAAAAACAATCCCAGGCGGTCAAAGCGGGCCTTTGGGCCCCTGGTCCCATCATCGGAGCGACCACTGGTGCTGCCCGGCGGACGGCGCTGGTATCGGCCCAAGGATGCCTACAACGATGAATTCATAGCCGAGACACTGAGCGCCCAGGCGGAACTCATCACGGGCAGCACTCTCGG CTGTCCCTACGAGAGCCCTCTGCTGGGCTACGACTCCAG GGTCAACTTCATGAAGTACCAGAAGCCGGAGCGCAAAATCGATCTGAATCGCAGCGAGGTGTACAAGTATCTCAATCCGCATCTGGATCGGGCGCCCGTGCGTGGCATCGAAGTGCGTGCCCCTCTGGTGGCCGCCGAGTCCGACATACGCCAGTCACTGCAGTCATAG
- the Zasp67 gene encoding proteoglycan 4 isoform X4: MVLDIKMCRFDNVPWGFRLVGGADYDYPLTVVKVTEGSIADEAGLRVEDIIVRINDTAAMPLTHDEAHRLIMNSGSVFYFGVYRELEEDVYECPKRFPTSESSLTKSPTPTPPLSLSPTPSLLRLAEAANARTPELWSEPVPPVAEERRQAMSEVHSEDNREDGGARAGAGAGAGAGALPEEAPNDGRLYLPELPDRPCSALSERAEIKLVEEEIAAVLSGETEVLKEHSVLGLFPKPGVCMASDVLRSLNEEVTKTKLEKDKENRKWSTFLQRPDRPVPKSKQQLEAERRAANAYKVTIVKSAPRGTSPMPETKPAPKEATPPEPEPVKEEEPPKDEEKQKEEEEEPLPTDSEVPNLEQLPGSDPQEQGEEQQEKADAPKEVSDGLTEAEAPPVASDESTEPGSPSGGGGAAAAAETETPASPASPPAPVPVTPPKTEEEQALERQLADVQKQLAALSTLPSTIQSTLDAVTKQLADLLPTFKLQQQPQSMPQIDEGLGEEGEADGDGKPGSQTAAGEMEDAGKAVSISGADKPLGPCENNEDRCDANDLEVAEISRSTDDNRQADQKAGKTHEREREREREREQEQELSEEQSFKKQKKHDVIEELEEHLVRKNNPRRSKRAFGPLVPSSERPLVLPGGRRWYRPKDAYNDEFIAETLSAQAELITGSTLGVNFMKYQKPERKIDLNRSEVYKYLNPHLDRAPVRGIEVRAPLVAAESDIRQSLQS; this comes from the exons atggtGCTCGATATCAAGATGTGCCGCTTTGACAATGTGCCCTGGGGCTTTCGGCTGGTGGGCGGCGCGGACTACGATTACCCCCTAACGGTTGTTAAG GTGACCGAGGGGAGTATTGCCGATGAGGCTGGACTGCGGGTGGAGGACATCATTGTGCGCATCAATGACACCGCTGCCATGCCCCTAACCCATGACGAGGCCCACCGCCTCATAATGAACAGTGGCAGCGTCTTCTACTTTGGCGTCTACCG CGAGCTCGAGGAGGATGTGTACGAGTGCCCCAAGCGGTTTCCCACCAGCGAGAGTTCGTTGACCAAGTCCCCCACTCCTACACCGCCGCTGTCACTGTCTCCGACTCCGTCGCTGCTCCGGCTGGCGGAAGCCGCAAATGCTCGCACTCCGGAACTCTGGTCGGAGCCCGTTCCCCCTGTGGCGGAGGAACGTCGCCAAGCCATGTCGGAAGTGCATTCGGAAGACAATCGCGAGGATGGAGGAGCCCgtgccggagccggagctggagccggagccggagccctGCCAGAAGAAGCTCCCAACGACGGGCGGCTGTATTTGCCCGAATTACCCGATCGTCCGTGTTCGGCGCTGTCAGAGCGGGCGGAAATTAAGCTGGTGGAGGAGGAAATTGCCGCCGTGCTGTCCGGCGAGACGGAGGTGCTCAAGGAGCACAGTGTCCTGGG GCTCTTCCCCAAGCCGGGCGTCTGCATGGCCAGCGATGTGCTCCGTTCCCTCAACGAGGAGGTGACCAAGACGAAACTGGAGAAGGACAAGGAGAACCGCAAGTGGTCCACCTTCCTGCAGCGGCCCGACCGTCCAGTGCCCAAGagcaagcagcagctggaggccgAGCGTCGGGCGGCCAATGCCTACAAGGTGACAATTGTCAAGTCCGCGCCCCGCGGCACCTCTCCCATG CCGGAAACTAAGCCGGCGCCAAAGGAAGCGACgccgccagagccagagccagtcaaggaggaggagccgccCAAAGAcgaggagaagcagaaggaggaggaggaggagccactGCCCACCGACAGCGAAGTGCCGAATTTGGAACAGTTGCCGGGTAGTGACCCgcaggagcagggggaggagcagcaggagaaggccGATGCCCCAAAGGAGGTTTCCGACGGCCTAACCGAGGCGGAAGCACCGCCTGTGGCTAGCGATGAGTCCACTGAGCCGGGCTCCCCGtctggcggtggtggtgctgctgctgcagctgaaacTGAAACACCTGCATCCCCTGCATCTCCGCCTGCCCCTGTCCCAGTCACACCACCCAAAACCGAGGAGGAACAAGCCCTGGAGCGGCAGCTGGCCGATGTGCAGAAGCAGTTAGCCGCACTCTCCACTTTGCCCTCGACCATACAGTCAACGCTGGACGCGGTGACCAAGCAGTTGGCCGACCTGCTGCCCACATTcaagctccagcagcagccgcagtccATGCCACAAATCGATGAAGGCCTGGGCGAGGAGGGAGAGGCCGACGGGGATGGGAAGCCCGGATCCCAAACGGCCGCAGGCGAAATGGAGGATGCAG GCAAAGCCGTATCCATATCTGGGGCCGACAAGCCACTGGGGCCATGTGAAAATAATGAGGATAGATGCGATGCCAATGACCTGGAAGTGGCGGAAATTTCGCGCTCAACTGACGACAATCGCCAGGCGGACCAGAAGGCCGGAAAAACTCATGAACGAGAGCGGGAAcgagaacgggaacgggaacaggaacaggagctCAGCGAGGAGCAGAGCTTCAAGAAGCAGAAG AAACACGATGTCATTGAGGAGCTCGAGGAGCATTTGGTGCGCAAAAACAATCCCAGGCGGTCAAAGCGGGCCTTTGGGCCCCTGGTCCCATCATCGGAGCGACCACTGGTGCTGCCCGGCGGACGGCGCTGGTATCGGCCCAAGGATGCCTACAACGATGAATTCATAGCCGAGACACTGAGCGCCCAGGCGGAACTCATCACGGGCAGCACTCTCGG GGTCAACTTCATGAAGTACCAGAAGCCGGAGCGCAAAATCGATCTGAATCGCAGCGAGGTGTACAAGTATCTCAATCCGCATCTGGATCGGGCGCCCGTGCGTGGCATCGAAGTGCGTGCCCCTCTGGTGGCCGCCGAGTCCGACATACGCCAGTCACTGCAGTCATAG
- the Zasp67 gene encoding proteoglycan 4 isoform X9: MVLDIKMCRFDNVPWGFRLVGGADYDYPLTVVKVTEGSIADEAGLRVEDIIVRINDTAAMPLTHDEAHRLIMNSGSVFYFGVYRELEEDVYECPKRFPTSESSLTKSPTPTPPLSLSPTPSLLRLAEAANARTPELWSEPVPPVAEERRQAMSEVHSEDNREDGGARAGAGAGAGAGALPEEAPNDGRLYLPELPDRPCSALSERAEIKLVEEEIAAVLSGETEVLKEHSVLGVNFYRLFPKPGVCMASDVLRSLNEEVTKTKLEKDKENRKWSTFLQRPDRPVPKSKQQLEAERRAANAYKVTIVKSAPRGTSPMPETKPAPKEATPPEPEPVKEEEPPKDEEKQKEEEEEPLPTDSEVPNLEQLPGSDPQEQGEEQQEKADAPKEVSDGLTEAEAPPVASDESTEPGSPSGGGGAAAAAETETPASPASPPAPVPVTPPKTEEEQALERQLADVQKQLAALSTLPSTIQSTLDAVTKQLADLLPTFKLQQQPQSMPQIDEGLGEEGEADGDGKPGSQTAAGEMEDAGKAVSISGADKPLGPCENNEDRCDANDLEVAEISRSTDDNRQADQKAGKTHEREREREREREQEQELSEEQSFKKQKIAFWNRLFNGEHITRQRFRVNFMKYQKPERKIDLNRSEVYKYLNPHLDRAPVRGIEVRAPLVAAESDIRQSLQS, encoded by the exons atggtGCTCGATATCAAGATGTGCCGCTTTGACAATGTGCCCTGGGGCTTTCGGCTGGTGGGCGGCGCGGACTACGATTACCCCCTAACGGTTGTTAAG GTGACCGAGGGGAGTATTGCCGATGAGGCTGGACTGCGGGTGGAGGACATCATTGTGCGCATCAATGACACCGCTGCCATGCCCCTAACCCATGACGAGGCCCACCGCCTCATAATGAACAGTGGCAGCGTCTTCTACTTTGGCGTCTACCG CGAGCTCGAGGAGGATGTGTACGAGTGCCCCAAGCGGTTTCCCACCAGCGAGAGTTCGTTGACCAAGTCCCCCACTCCTACACCGCCGCTGTCACTGTCTCCGACTCCGTCGCTGCTCCGGCTGGCGGAAGCCGCAAATGCTCGCACTCCGGAACTCTGGTCGGAGCCCGTTCCCCCTGTGGCGGAGGAACGTCGCCAAGCCATGTCGGAAGTGCATTCGGAAGACAATCGCGAGGATGGAGGAGCCCgtgccggagccggagctggagccggagccggagccctGCCAGAAGAAGCTCCCAACGACGGGCGGCTGTATTTGCCCGAATTACCCGATCGTCCGTGTTCGGCGCTGTCAGAGCGGGCGGAAATTAAGCTGGTGGAGGAGGAAATTGCCGCCGTGCTGTCCGGCGAGACGGAGGTGCTCAAGGAGCACAGTGTCCTGGG CGTCAATTTCTACAGGCTCTTCCCCAAGCCGGGCGTCTGCATGGCCAGCGATGTGCTCCGTTCCCTCAACGAGGAGGTGACCAAGACGAAACTGGAGAAGGACAAGGAGAACCGCAAGTGGTCCACCTTCCTGCAGCGGCCCGACCGTCCAGTGCCCAAGagcaagcagcagctggaggccgAGCGTCGGGCGGCCAATGCCTACAAGGTGACAATTGTCAAGTCCGCGCCCCGCGGCACCTCTCCCATG CCGGAAACTAAGCCGGCGCCAAAGGAAGCGACgccgccagagccagagccagtcaaggaggaggagccgccCAAAGAcgaggagaagcagaaggaggaggaggaggagccactGCCCACCGACAGCGAAGTGCCGAATTTGGAACAGTTGCCGGGTAGTGACCCgcaggagcagggggaggagcagcaggagaaggccGATGCCCCAAAGGAGGTTTCCGACGGCCTAACCGAGGCGGAAGCACCGCCTGTGGCTAGCGATGAGTCCACTGAGCCGGGCTCCCCGtctggcggtggtggtgctgctgctgcagctgaaacTGAAACACCTGCATCCCCTGCATCTCCGCCTGCCCCTGTCCCAGTCACACCACCCAAAACCGAGGAGGAACAAGCCCTGGAGCGGCAGCTGGCCGATGTGCAGAAGCAGTTAGCCGCACTCTCCACTTTGCCCTCGACCATACAGTCAACGCTGGACGCGGTGACCAAGCAGTTGGCCGACCTGCTGCCCACATTcaagctccagcagcagccgcagtccATGCCACAAATCGATGAAGGCCTGGGCGAGGAGGGAGAGGCCGACGGGGATGGGAAGCCCGGATCCCAAACGGCCGCAGGCGAAATGGAGGATGCAG GCAAAGCCGTATCCATATCTGGGGCCGACAAGCCACTGGGGCCATGTGAAAATAATGAGGATAGATGCGATGCCAATGACCTGGAAGTGGCGGAAATTTCGCGCTCAACTGACGACAATCGCCAGGCGGACCAGAAGGCCGGAAAAACTCATGAACGAGAGCGGGAAcgagaacgggaacgggaacaggaacaggagctCAGCGAGGAGCAGAGCTTCAAGAAGCAGAAG ATTGCATTTTGGAATCGTTTGTTCAATGGCGAGCATATAACACGCCAGCGCTTCAG GGTCAACTTCATGAAGTACCAGAAGCCGGAGCGCAAAATCGATCTGAATCGCAGCGAGGTGTACAAGTATCTCAATCCGCATCTGGATCGGGCGCCCGTGCGTGGCATCGAAGTGCGTGCCCCTCTGGTGGCCGCCGAGTCCGACATACGCCAGTCACTGCAGTCATAG